The following nucleotide sequence is from Chlamydiales bacterium.
TAGTTAATTCACCACATCCATATCCCAATGCCATACCAGTTCTCATTGATCTATTACACCGAGGAATATCCCAAGACACTCTAAAGGAAGGTATCATTCGAGCTCTTGCTGTGAAAGAGGCAAAAGGAAAAGCAGGAAAAATTTTGATAGAAGAATTTAATAAGATACCTCAGGAGAAGGTATTATTGCGATGGGCAATTGGTAATACAATAGAAATAATAATTGCTAACGAAGATGTACCAGGAATTTTAGAGATCATCAGAAATAAAGCAAATGGAATATCAAGACAAATGTTTGTTCTAGCTCTTGGTAAAGTGAAATCTGAAGATGTTTTGAAAACGCTAGTTGATTTGTTGGCTGATAATGACCTTGTAATACATGCTTTAGAAGCACTTGGGAAATTAAAAGCAATAACGGCAAAAAAAGAAATTAGTCTATTATTAAATCATCCCAAGGCAATAGTAAGAAAAAAGGCTCAGCAGATTTTAAAGAAGCTGTGATAGTGATTGGTGATTAATGACAATTCAATAGCGCCTGAAAAATGGCTAGAATATGGGGTAAAGTAATATGGCAAAGACAGTTAGAACAAAGGTGGGGGATATTTTTTCTGTTAAACTAGACGATGGCAAGAAGTATTTTCAATATATAACTAATGATTTTACTCAACTTAATAGCGATGTTATAAGGGTTTTTAAGACAAAATATCCAATAAATACAGAGCCTGATCTGTTTAAAATTGTTGCTGATGAAGTAGAATTTTATGCTCATGTCGTTATTAAGTGGGGATTTAAATTGGATCTTTGGGAGAAGGTTGGAAATATACCGTTTGCTAGAGAAATTGAAGCTCTATTTAAGGATACAAATGATTATGGTTCAAAAGTTGATGAAGAACCAATAAAAATATCAGATAAATGGTATGTATGGAGAGTTAATGAAGAATTTAAGAGAGTAGGCAAATTAGAAGGAGAAAATCGAAAAGCAGAGATTGGTGTTGTTATTTCTCCTCATCAAATAGTAAAACGAATGGCAACAGGCTCCTA
It contains:
- a CDS encoding HEAT repeat domain-containing protein → MLDEALEIQKKLAKVGIVITDIYELVNSPHPYPNAIPVLIDLLHRGISQDTLKEGIIRALAVKEAKGKAGKILIEEFNKIPQEKVLLRWAIGNTIEIIIANEDVPGILEIIRNKANGISRQMFVLALGKVKSEDVLKTLVDLLADNDLVIHALEALGKLKAITAKKEISLLLNHPKAIVRKKAQQILKKL